TTTTTCTTGGGTTTCCCTTGTGATCTTTAGAACCTCCACTTACCCAAGAAATAACGTTTTCCTTTATTATTTTTGTTGGTTCTAATACCGGCAAGCCCTTTAACCACAAGCACGTTTTTTTTGAGTAAGCATGACCGTATTCATAAGGTTGTATCATTTGGTCGTATTTTGGTAAATCATAAATAGTAGAAGGTATCGGGTTTTCTATGCAGACTCTTGGACAACTTGAATTGTAAAACAGCATAAAGAATTTTTTTGCTTGAAGACCTTTTTCAAATCTGTGTTGATCTATTATTCCTTTTATTGGGTAGA
The nucleotide sequence above comes from Bacteroidota bacterium. Encoded proteins:
- a CDS encoding DNA cytosine methyltransferase, which produces MRVLIACEESQAVCTAFRKVGHEAYSCDLKPCSGGHPEWHYQQDVTELLKEKWDLIIAHPTCTYLSNAGAARLYPIKGIIDQHRFEKGLQAKKFFMLFYNSSCPRVCIENPIPSTIYDLPKYDQMIQPYEYGHAYSKKTCLWLKGLPVLEPTKIIKENVISWVSGGSKDHKGNPRKRKATNHRSSETRSKTFAGVAQAMADQWGIY